Genomic window (Puniceicoccales bacterium):
TTTTTCGATGGAGTCATATCAAAATCACAGTGACTCGTGAGGGTTATTATGAAAATGAAATTGTGGTCATTTTTGCTAGTATTTAACCTGTCTATGGCGAAATTAAACACATCGCCATCGAGTATTCCCATCTTGGACCCCTTGAATCCAATCGATTCGAAATCTTCCAAAAAGTATGTTTCCTGGAATCCCATTTTTGTGTAGGGAATTTTCCTTGAGAAAAAGCTACCAGTGCAGCCGTGATATGATACGGATTTGAATTTTTTAAACTTCCTTGGCAAAGTTTCAAATTTGGAGAAATCCAGTTTAGTGTGCAATGCATAGGTGTAGATTTTTGGTGATTCAGCTCCGGTCAAACACTGGTAGTCTGAGTTTGCCGACCCGCCATGGTGTCTCGAGAAGATTTTTTTTACAATGGCTGACTTTGTTACTGAATTAAGGAAAGGCATTACTTCTTTACCATTGGATTCCATGCCTAGGACCGAGTAATCCAGGCTTTCAACCTGTACCACAATGATGTTTTTGAATGGCTTTATTGGTGCATATAGCTGTGTGTCATTTCGACGGTCATTGTATAATTTTTGTGTTGTTAGGCAAAAATTTTGGCCATTATTTAACATATTTAATCCACTGATGGTAAAAGCGTTCAAGTAGCCATAGGCTTCAGGTATCCTGTCGTCCATATCTAGTACATATAAGAAATTGTGCTGAAGAGTGGATTGTAATGATATTTGAATAAGAAATGACAAAAAAATCAGCGATAGAAGGATAAGAAATGGATTGGTTTTGTAATTATTATTTTTTAACCTGCTGATTATAAAGAACTTTATAAGCAATGATAGGGTTAACATCAGGAATACCGTTGGACTTATCAATGGGATGGCGACGTCAGATATTTTTATAAACTCGTGGATTTGAGAAATTATGACGGTCAGTGTTATTGGTACTTTGAAATATCCATAGTAGGTTAGGAATACGAGTGATAGAATAAATTCAAGTATACTAACAATATATAATAGAACTCGGCATTTCCCAAAAAACACTGAGACAAGAAAAGTCGAGAAGGATAGATTTATAAGGGCTCTTAGCAACTTTGTTGCCAGTGCGTTTGTAATATTGTTATGAAGCGAAGGAATGGTCAATTCTTGAACCACAAATGCTTCCAGAGCAAAGCTAAGGATTAAAGAGATTGGGTAAATATGACGATGGATGAAATTTATCAGCCACTTATAAGCCGTTTGTGCATAATTGTTCATATCTGACAATGGCATTGGCCAATGTGTATTTTTTCAAGAACTCCCTATGGCCATTGGCTGATAGCTGTTCCAATTTTTCTCTATTATAGTACAATTCCAGGATTGCTGTTGCTGTATCTTGTATTCCAGTGGTGACAATTCCGCAGTTACTTTCGGTAATGGTCTGTTCAATTTCAGAACCCTTTGGTGCCATTGCAATTACAGCCCGGCCCGCG
Coding sequences:
- a CDS encoding LTA synthase family protein, with the translated sequence MNNYAQTAYKWLINFIHRHIYPISLILSFALEAFVVQELTIPSLHNNITNALATKLLRALINLSFSTFLVSVFFGKCRVLLYIVSILEFILSLVFLTYYGYFKVPITLTVIISQIHEFIKISDVAIPLISPTVFLMLTLSLLIKFFIISRLKNNNYKTNPFLILLSLIFLSFLIQISLQSTLQHNFLYVLDMDDRIPEAYGYLNAFTISGLNMLNNGQNFCLTTQKLYNDRRNDTQLYAPIKPFKNIIVVQVESLDYSVLGMESNGKEVMPFLNSVTKSAIVKKIFSRHHGGSANSDYQCLTGAESPKIYTYALHTKLDFSKFETLPRKFKKFKSVSYHGCTGSFFSRKIPYTKMGFQETYFLEDFESIGFKGSKMGILDGDVFNFAIDRLNTSKNDHNFIFIITLTSHCDFDMTPSKNVYPEGEDDALWKKYINSINYVDQCFCKLYEKMPKDTVLVLYGDHWSYTDYDGVSMDEVPLVIFQKGNDIHNGIILKTTNDSIKLHDIHWIICDLMTKYSSPLEEPS